From Streptomyces qinzhouensis, one genomic window encodes:
- a CDS encoding nicotinate phosphoribosyltransferase: MNTADLGLPVDVPSTALFTDQYEFTMVQAALRAGTAHRRSVFEVFTRRLPEGRRYGVVAGTGRVLDAVANFRFDPDVLAFLREQSIVDSATLDWLASYRFSGDIQGYPEGEVYFPGSPILRVEGTFAECVLLETVILSILNHDSAIAAAASRMATAAGGRKLIEMGARRTHELAAVAASRAAYVGGFDSTSDLAAGFRYGIPTVGTSAHAFTLLHDSERDAFRAQVESLGRGTTLLVDTYDVAEAVRTAVEIAGPELGAVRIDSGDLLLVAHRVRQQLDELGARHTRITVTSDLDEYAIASLAAAPVDAYGVGTQLVTGSGHPTCSMVYKLVARARGEGPDAPLEPVAKKSVGGKASVGGRKWAARRPDAEGVAEAEVVGTGPVPDELVHHQLPVELVRGGEIVAREPLDVPRERHRAARGALPLSATQLSRGEPVLPTEYV, encoded by the coding sequence GTGAACACCGCTGACCTGGGGCTCCCGGTCGACGTACCCTCCACGGCCCTCTTCACCGACCAGTACGAGTTCACCATGGTGCAGGCCGCGCTGCGGGCGGGCACCGCACACCGCCGCTCCGTCTTCGAGGTCTTCACCCGCCGGCTGCCCGAGGGGCGGCGGTACGGGGTGGTCGCGGGCACCGGGCGGGTTCTCGACGCGGTCGCGAACTTCCGTTTCGACCCGGACGTACTGGCGTTCCTGCGCGAGCAGAGCATTGTCGACTCCGCCACGCTGGACTGGCTGGCCTCGTACCGCTTCAGCGGCGATATCCAGGGCTATCCGGAGGGCGAGGTCTACTTCCCCGGCTCCCCGATCCTGCGGGTCGAGGGCACCTTCGCCGAGTGTGTGCTGCTGGAGACGGTGATCCTCTCCATCCTCAACCACGATTCGGCCATCGCGGCGGCGGCGTCGCGGATGGCGACGGCGGCGGGCGGCCGGAAGCTGATCGAAATGGGCGCGCGCCGCACCCATGAGCTGGCGGCGGTGGCCGCGTCCCGCGCGGCGTACGTCGGCGGTTTCGACTCCACCTCCGATCTGGCGGCCGGATTCCGGTACGGCATCCCCACGGTCGGCACCAGCGCCCATGCCTTCACCCTGCTGCACGACAGTGAGCGCGACGCCTTCCGGGCGCAGGTCGAATCCCTGGGGCGGGGTACGACCCTGCTGGTCGACACCTACGACGTCGCCGAAGCGGTCCGTACGGCGGTGGAGATCGCCGGGCCCGAGCTGGGCGCGGTCCGCATCGACTCCGGGGATCTGCTGCTGGTCGCCCACCGGGTGCGGCAGCAGCTCGACGAGCTGGGCGCCCGGCACACCCGGATCACGGTCACCTCCGATCTGGACGAGTACGCGATCGCCTCGCTGGCGGCGGCGCCGGTGGACGCCTACGGGGTGGGCACCCAGCTCGTCACCGGCAGCGGGCACCCCACCTGCTCCATGGTCTACAAACTGGTCGCCCGGGCCCGGGGCGAGGGGCCGGACGCGCCGCTGGAGCCGGTGGCGAAGAAGTCCGTGGGCGGAAAGGCGTCGGTCGGCGGGCGCAAATGGGCCGCCCGGCGGCCGGACGCGGAGGGCGTGGCCGAGGCGGAGGTCGTGGGCACCGGGCCGGTGCCGGACGAGCTGGTCCACCACCAGTTGCCGGTGGAGCTGGTGCGGGGCGGCGAGATCGTGGCCCGGGAGCCGCTCGACGTGCCCCGGGAGCGGCACCGGGCGGCGCGGGGAGCGTTGCCGCTGTCCGCGACCCAGCTGTCGCGGGGCGAGCCGGTGCTGCCGACGGAGTACGTCTGA
- a CDS encoding isochorismatase family protein — MRRALIVVDVQNDFCEGGSLAVAGGARVAAGITDLIGQSTAGYRHVVATRDHHIDPGGHFSDTPDYETSWPVHCVAGTEGAGFHPNFAPAVASGAVEAVFDKGAYAAAYSGFEGADENGSGLADWLREHGVTEVDVVGVATDHCVRATALDAVREGFTTRVLLDLTAAVSEERTGWVLPELREAGVVLTGEPVT; from the coding sequence ATGCGCCGCGCACTGATCGTCGTCGATGTCCAGAACGATTTCTGCGAGGGCGGCAGCCTCGCGGTGGCGGGAGGTGCGCGGGTCGCGGCCGGGATCACCGATCTGATCGGGCAGAGCACGGCCGGCTACCGCCATGTGGTGGCCACCCGCGACCATCACATCGACCCGGGTGGCCATTTCTCCGACACGCCCGACTACGAGACGTCGTGGCCGGTCCACTGTGTCGCGGGCACCGAGGGCGCCGGTTTCCATCCGAACTTCGCGCCCGCGGTGGCCTCCGGCGCCGTCGAAGCCGTGTTCGACAAGGGCGCCTATGCCGCGGCGTACAGCGGCTTCGAGGGCGCGGACGAGAACGGCAGCGGGCTCGCGGACTGGCTGCGGGAGCACGGGGTGACCGAGGTGGACGTGGTGGGGGTGGCGACGGACCACTGTGTCCGGGCGACCGCGCTGGACGCGGTGCGGGAAGGTTTCACCACCCGGGTGCTACTGGATCTCACCGCGGCCGTATCCGAAGAACGGACCGGCTGGGTGCTGCCCGAGCTGCGGGAGGCCGGGGTCGTCCTGACGGGCGAGCCGGTCACATAA